A region from the Macaca mulatta isolate MMU2019108-1 chromosome 13, T2T-MMU8v2.0, whole genome shotgun sequence genome encodes:
- the ALKAL2 gene encoding ALK and LTK ligand 2 isoform X2 — MRGPGRPLLLGLLLVLGAAGRGRGGAEPREPADGQALLRLVVELVQELRKHHSAEHKGLQLLGRDCALGRAEAAGLGPSPEQRVEIVPRDLRMKDKFLKHLTGPLYFSPKCSKHFHRLYHNTRDCTIPAYYKRCARLLTRLAVSPVCMEDK, encoded by the exons ATGCGCGGACCCGGGCGCCCcctcctcctggggctgctgCTGGTGCTGGGGGCGGCGGGGCGCGGCCGGGGGGGCGCGGAGCCCCGGGAGCCGGCGGACGGGCAGGCGCTGCTGCGGCTGGTGGTGGAGCTCGTCCAGGAGCTGCGGAAGCACCACTCGGCGGAGCACAAGGGCCTGCAGCTCCTCGGGCGGGACTGCGCCCTGGGCCGCGCGGAGGCGGCGGGGCTGGGGCCTTCGCCGGAGCAGCGAGTGG AAATTGTTCCTCGAGATCTGAGGATGAAGGACAAGTTTCTAAAACACCTTACAG GCCCTCTTTATTTTAGTCCAAAGTGCAGCAAACACTTCCATAGACTTTATCACAACACCAGAGACTGCACCATTCCTGCAT ACTATAAAAGATGCGCCAGGCTTCTTACCCGGCTGGCTGTCAGTCCAGTGTGCATGGAGGATAAG TGA
- the ALKAL2 gene encoding ALK and LTK ligand 2 isoform X1 yields MRGPGRPLLLGLLLVLGAAGRGRGGAEPREPADGQALLRLVVELVQELRKHHSAEHKGLQLLGRDCALGRAEAAGLGPSPEQRVEIVPRDLRMKDKFLKHLTGPLYFSPKCSKHFHRLYHNTRDCTIPAYYKRCARLLTRLAVSPVCMEDKQ; encoded by the exons ATGCGCGGACCCGGGCGCCCcctcctcctggggctgctgCTGGTGCTGGGGGCGGCGGGGCGCGGCCGGGGGGGCGCGGAGCCCCGGGAGCCGGCGGACGGGCAGGCGCTGCTGCGGCTGGTGGTGGAGCTCGTCCAGGAGCTGCGGAAGCACCACTCGGCGGAGCACAAGGGCCTGCAGCTCCTCGGGCGGGACTGCGCCCTGGGCCGCGCGGAGGCGGCGGGGCTGGGGCCTTCGCCGGAGCAGCGAGTGG AAATTGTTCCTCGAGATCTGAGGATGAAGGACAAGTTTCTAAAACACCTTACAG GCCCTCTTTATTTTAGTCCAAAGTGCAGCAAACACTTCCATAGACTTTATCACAACACCAGAGACTGCACCATTCCTGCAT ACTATAAAAGATGCGCCAGGCTTCTTACCCGGCTGGCTGTCAGTCCAGTGTGCATGGAGGATAAG CAGTGA